The uncultured Cohaesibacter sp. genome segment CAAGCTGTCGCCCTTGAAGTCGGCGACGCCATGGAAGATTTCCGGGGTTTGGTAATTGTGCGCCAGAATGACCGCGCCGCGTTCTTTCTTGACCTTGTTAATCGCAGAGATGTAAGGCGCATGGAAAGGCCATTCGATGGGCGGAATGACATTCTTGACCAGCTCATAGATCGGCGCGGTTTCGGCAGCCACTGCATCGGTATATTCGAGCGATGGCATCGGCAAAATGCCGCGCTCCAAGGCAGCTTTGCTTGGTTTGCGGGTTGCGAAATCGGTCGCGCTTTGTGCAGGCATCATGCTTTGAGCCTCCTCTCTTTTGCGAAACGGATCACAGAAACCTGTCGTTCTTCTGCGATTGGTCCCCGCCGGTGGGATTGTTTACCGGCTTGTATGTCTGGTGTTTGATGGCTTTGCTGAGGGCATTCTTGCTGGCTTTTTGGGGTCAACCAGTTTGCGCCTTGATGCTTATACTCAAACTGAGCATAAAGGGAGCCATAAAACAACCAGCGCTCCGCTGGTCCTCCTGCCGCTTGGCAGGTCTCAATTGCTTATCGATTGCTAATATAGGTGCGGGCTATTGAAAATTCCAGACCCCCGCGCGCATCAGGGGATAAGTGCTACCTAAGTCGGAACCAGAGTATCCTTTTCCTTAGAGCACCTGTCGGACAAAAGCAGCCAGGCAATCAAGCCGGAAAAGTGAAAAACCCGCATCCTGAAAAGAGGACACGGGTTTCTCGAAGAATTGTAACATTATGCTATCGCTCTGAAAATTTGACCGTCGCAAGAATGGTAAAAAGTCTGAACTGAAAATGTCTGGCTGATCACTCAATAGCAACGATGCTAGAGGGCTTGCGTGACAGATTGATGACATGCATCACAAGAATGCAGCCCTTATTGATTAGAGTTTTTGATGCATTGATCATGAATAATCACTTTTCCTGAGGCGGCTTGACGCTTAAACTGAGATTTCTCAGGGATCCTCAGCGCACTTTCACCTCATGATTCCGTTCAGTTTTCAGGGAGACGGGTCGATGACCGAATTGCATAAAAGCCGCCTGCCTTATGGCTTGATCATCTTTTTGGGTTGCCTTATTGCGATCATCGGCTTCGGCCCTCGCTCGACAATGGGCTTTTTTCTCACGCCTGTTACTGTTGAGAATGGATGGAGCCGCGAAGTCTTTTCGCTGGCCATTGCTTTGCAGAATCTGGTCTGGGGGGTAGCGCAGCCAATTGTCGGGATGGTTGCCGACCGCTTTGGCACAGCCAAGGTCCTGACTGCCGGTGCGGTGGCCTATGCAGTATCCCTTTACTGGATGTCGACGGTCACCGATCCCACCTCTTTCACCCTCAGTGCAGGCATGTTGATGGGCGTTGGCATCGCTGGCTCGGGTTTCTTTCTGGTGCTGGCTGCTTTCACCCGCCTTCTGCCGCCGCACTTCCGCTCGGTCGCTTTTGGTCTGGGAACGGCTGCTGGCTCGATGGGGCAATTTCTGTTTGCCCCGATCAGTCAGGGACTGTTGGCAGCCTATGGCTGGCGCGAAACCCTGATCATCATGGCAGTGATCGTGTTGATTGTCCCACTGATCGCACCGGTTTTTCGAGGCAAGCCCGCAGCCTTTGCCACAGCCGGTCAGGCAGACCAGACCTTGCTGGCTGCCCTGCGCGAAGCCTTTGGCCATAATTCATACATTCTGCTGGCTTTTGGCTTTTTTGTCTGCGGCTGGCATGTGGCTTTCATCACGACCCATTTGCCGCCTTTCATTGCCGATTTTGGCATTGATGCCAAATGGGGTGGCTGGGCCATTGCCTTGATTGGCCTTTTCAATATGATCGGCGCCTTTACCGCTGGCATTCTGGGAGGGCGGATGCAGCTGCGCTACATGCTCAGTTTCATTTATCTGGCGCGCTCTGTGGTGATTACGGGCTTTGTTCTTCTGCCGGTTTCGGTGCCATCCATTCTGGTCTTTTCTGCCCTGATGGGCCTGCTATGGCTGTCCACTGTGCCCCCAACGCAGGGGCTGGTGTTGAAAATGTTCGGCACACGCTATGTGGCGACCTTGTTCGGATTTGTCTTCCTGTCCCACCAGATTGGGGCCTTTCTCGGTGTCTGGCTTGGCGGAGTGCTCTATGATGCCTTTGGCAGCTATGACGTAATCTGGTTCATCTCCATCGGGCTGGGCATCTTTGCCGCTTTGGTTCATTGGCCGATCAAGGAAGAAGCGGTTGCTCGCCTTCAGACCAACGAAGCCTGACGCACAAACAACAAGAGCACCCGTTGGGTGCTCCAAACCATTCCAAACGTGTCAGAAAGGCATCAGGCCGGCGTGCCGGTTGCAAAACCGGTAATTTGCCAATCGCCATTCGGCACACGGCAAATCTCGCCCTGAATATTTTCAACCCCGGTCACGCGGTGCATCGAGCTTTTGAAGAAGCGGCATT includes the following:
- a CDS encoding MFS transporter, with product MTELHKSRLPYGLIIFLGCLIAIIGFGPRSTMGFFLTPVTVENGWSREVFSLAIALQNLVWGVAQPIVGMVADRFGTAKVLTAGAVAYAVSLYWMSTVTDPTSFTLSAGMLMGVGIAGSGFFLVLAAFTRLLPPHFRSVAFGLGTAAGSMGQFLFAPISQGLLAAYGWRETLIIMAVIVLIVPLIAPVFRGKPAAFATAGQADQTLLAALREAFGHNSYILLAFGFFVCGWHVAFITTHLPPFIADFGIDAKWGGWAIALIGLFNMIGAFTAGILGGRMQLRYMLSFIYLARSVVITGFVLLPVSVPSILVFSALMGLLWLSTVPPTQGLVLKMFGTRYVATLFGFVFLSHQIGAFLGVWLGGVLYDAFGSYDVIWFISIGLGIFAALVHWPIKEEAVARLQTNEA